The Teredinibacter sp. KSP-S5-2 genomic interval ATCAAGGGCTTCAAACAAGCCATGAATGAAGATGAAGCTGCGGAAGAACAGAAGAAGGTGGAGCAGGAAGAAACCGACACAGCTTCCACTGAACAGGAAAAAACTGAACACAAAGACAACGTTCAGTCTTAATTCTCCGTGTTTGATATCGGTTTCCTCGAACTTCTGGTTATTGCCGTGGTTGGCCTGCTTGTGGTCGGCCCGGAGCGTTTACCAGACACAGTTAAAACCTGCGCTCGCTGGGTTGGTCGCATCAAGCGTGTCTTGCGTAATGCCCGCGAAGAATTTGAACAACAGATCGGTGCAGATGAAATTCGGCGAGAAATACACAACGAGGAAGTACTGCGTCGTCTTCAGGAATTAAAAGATACCAAACAGGAGATCGAACAACAGTTCGAGCCCCCCCTTCGACATTCCCCCATTGACGACGATGAAGAGGAATTCGAGGCTGTTCACCCATCGCATAATACTCAGCACGCTCAGGATAATAACGAGCACAGCGATACGCCAAACAAAACATGATGACCGACAAGACTCCTCCCTTCTCAGGCTCGCAGGACGCCCAACCATTGGTTCAGCATCTTATTGAGCTTCGCTCACGGTTGATTTATTCACTGATCTCTGTGGTCATCGTTTTTATTCCGCTGTTTACCTACGCCAACGATGTGTATGAGTTTGTCGCTGCACCTTTGCAAAAGTTTCTTCCCGAAGGCAGCAGCATGATTGCAACAGATGTGGCGTCTCCTTTTTTAACGCCATTCAAGCTGTGTCTGTTTGCTTCCGTTATTCTTGCTGTTCCCTTTATCTTTTATCAGCTCTGGCTATTTGTTGCACCAGCCTTGTACAAAAGTGAAAAGCGTATTGCGCTGCCACTGTTTATTTCCAGTGTTGTTTTGTTTTACATGGGCATGGCGTTTTCTTACTTTGTGGTCTTCCCTTTGGTGTTTGGTTTTTTCACTTCGGTTGGTCCCGAAAGCGTTTCGGTAATGACGGATATCAGTAGTTATCTGAACTTCGTGTTAAAACTATTCTTCGCCTTTGGTATTGCGTTTGAAATTCCAATAGCCACCATCTTGTTAATTTCGGCAGGTATTTTGTCCGCAGACAATCTGGCAGCAAAGCGCCCTTATGTTATCGTCGCCTGCTTTGTATTAGGTATGCTACTCACGCCACCAGATGTTATTTCACAACTGCTTTTAGCCATTCCCATGTGGCTGCTATTTGAATCCGGTCTTTTATTTGGCCGTATAATGGTTAAGAAAAAAACAACCGCAGATAATTAATCGATTCCTAAACAGCTCTTGCCTTACACCATTTAGAAAAACAAAAAACGAACTTTTCACCACCTGAAGACCAAGTGGTGAAAGTTTAGAAGAATAATATAAAAGACTAAGTTCAGGTTTCTGACGCTGTAACGGAATAAGACCTAGGCTCGGGTTCAAGCCCCAACTCTCGTCCGACCATTCTCGCCCCTAACAGATATAACGCGGGAACCAACAGTAGTGTTACTACGGTGGCAAACATAACCCCAAAGGATAAAGAAATAACCATAGGGACAAGGAATCTGGCCTGCACACTTTGCTCAAACATAATCGGCATCAGGCCAACAAAGGTGGTAATGGAGGTGAGAATAATGGGTCGGAATCGATCCTTCCCTGCCTGAAAAACGGCGTTGTAAACACTCTTCCCCTGATGACGTAACTGCAAAATTCGGTCAAGTAAAACCAAATTATCATTCACCACAACACCGGCACAGGCAACAAAACCGAGTATCGATAACATACTCACTTCTCGCCCCATAATGATGTGACCAATAACTGCCCCCATAAAACCAAAAGGCACAGCAGTTAACACAAGAATGGGTTTGCCATACGAGCCAAACGCCATAGCCATAAGAATATAAATTACCAATAAAGCAATAATAAAATTCTTCAGGATCGCCGTCATAAACTCCATTTGGTTTTTCATATTGCCATCTGGAGCCAAGCTAAAACCAGGAAATTCTTTTTTCCAAGTTGCCATATTTCGATGCATCATATCGGACACAATCGTATTCGGATCTTCCCCGGGCGTCATGTCTGCCGTGATAATAATCACTCGTTTTCGGTACATGCGCTTGATCGTGGTATAACCTGGAACCAATTCAATATTGGCAACCTCTTCCAACGGAACTTCGACACCAGCCGACGTTCTCACCCGCATATCATTTAATTGGTCCAAACGGCTGCGCTCATCCTTCGGATAACGCACCAAAACTTTGACGTCTTCTTCGCCTAACGGAATACGCTGAACTTCGTCGCCATAAAAAGCTTGCCGAACCTGCCTGGCAACATCCGATAAGCGAACACCAAGTGTTTCTGCATGGGGTTTCAAAGATAAAGACACTTCATCACGAGCGGCCTGTAAGCTGTCTTTTACATCAAACACACCGGGATAAGAGGCCAAAGCATCAGACACCATTTTCGCTGCCCGCTCTTGCTCTTCCCGCTTATTCGAGCCAATGGTTAAATTAAGGCGAAAGGCTTCACCACGAGAATTAATGGTGTAATCCAGGCGATATTCTTCTGCCTCAGGCACGTCACCAATTAACTCCCGCCAACGTTTTTGAACTTCAGGTGTTGATACCTCACGGAGTTCTGCATCGACTAGCGCCAAGTCCACTTTAATGCTAATACCACTCACATAG includes:
- the tatC gene encoding twin-arginine translocase subunit TatC; translation: MTDKTPPFSGSQDAQPLVQHLIELRSRLIYSLISVVIVFIPLFTYANDVYEFVAAPLQKFLPEGSSMIATDVASPFLTPFKLCLFASVILAVPFIFYQLWLFVAPALYKSEKRIALPLFISSVVLFYMGMAFSYFVVFPLVFGFFTSVGPESVSVMTDISSYLNFVLKLFFAFGIAFEIPIATILLISAGILSADNLAAKRPYVIVACFVLGMLLTPPDVISQLLLAIPMWLLFESGLLFGRIMVKKKTTADN
- the tatA gene encoding Sec-independent protein translocase subunit TatA translates to MGLGGISIWQLLIILVIVLLLFGTKRLKGLGSDLGGAIKGFKQAMNEDEAAEEQKKVEQEETDTASTEQEKTEHKDNVQS
- the tatB gene encoding Sec-independent protein translocase protein TatB, with protein sequence MFDIGFLELLVIAVVGLLVVGPERLPDTVKTCARWVGRIKRVLRNAREEFEQQIGADEIRREIHNEEVLRRLQELKDTKQEIEQQFEPPLRHSPIDDDEEEFEAVHPSHNTQHAQDNNEHSDTPNKT